The Aestuariibius sp. HNIBRBA575 nucleotide sequence CCGTTGGGGTTGACGCCCTGCTGGCCACCCTGTCCGAAGGTGCGGGCGCAGCCCCTGCCGCCGCACCTGCCGCGGCTGCTGCCCCGGCGGCATCCTCTGGTGGGGAAAGCCTGGACGTGATGGTCCCGACTTTGGGTGAATCTGTGACCGAGGCAACCGTCGCCACATGGTTCAAAAAACCGGGCGAAGCGTTTGTCGCCGACGAAATGCTGTGCGAGCTGGAAACAGACAAAGTGTCCGTCGAAGTGCCCGCCCCTGCGGCCGGTGTTTTGACGCAGATTTTGGCCGATGAAGGGTCCACCGTCGAAGCCGGTGGGAAATTGGCAATCATGTCCACCGATGCCGGGGCTGCACCAGCCGCCGCGCCCGCTGCGACAGCCGCGCCGGCCACAACCGGCAAAGACGTCGAAGACGCGCCCAGCGCCAAGAAAGCCATGGCCGATGCCGGGATTTCACGCGACGCCGTCACTGCAACCGGCAAAGATGGCCGTGTCATGAAAGAAGACGTGATGGCTGCACTTGCCGCCCCCAAAGCCGCCGCGCCTGCCCCCGCAGCCGCCCCGCGCGCACCCGTTGCCGCTGATCAGGCCGCGCGCGAAGAGCGTGTGAAAATGACCCGCCTGCGCCAAACCATCGCGCGCCGTCTGAAAGACAGCCAAAACACCGCCGCGATGCTGACCACCTATAACGAGGTCGACATGACCGAGGTCATGGCGCTGCGCAACGAATACAAAGACCTGTTCCTGAAGAAACATGGTGTCAAACTGGGCTTTATGTCCTTCTTTACAAAGGCCTGCGTGCATGCCCTGAAAGAAGTGCCAGAAGTGAACGCCGAAATTGATGGCACAGACATCGTCTATAAAAACTACGTCAATATGGGCATCGCGGCAGGCACGCCGACAGGTCTGGTTGTGCCGGTTCTGAACGACACCGATCAGATGTCATTCGCCCAAATCGAAAAAGCGATCGCCGAAAAAGGCGCCAAAGCCCGTGACGGCAAATTGTCCATGGCCGAAATGCAGGGCGGCACATTCACCATCTCAAACGGTGGCGTCTATGGCTCGCTGATGTCTTCGCCGATCCTGAACCCCCCGCAATCCGGTATTCTGGGCATGCATAAAATTCAGGACCGTCCCATGGCCATCAACGGTCAGGTTGTGATCCGTCCGATGATGTATCTGGCGCTGTCTTATGACCACCGGATCGTTGACGGCAAAGGCGCTGTGACCTTCCTCGTGCGCGTCAAAGAAGCGCTCGAAGATCCACGTCGCCTGCTGATGGATCTGTAATCCAAACATGGGCTCGGCTTATGTCGGGCCCATCTATCAACGAGTGACGCAGTGGCCTATCTGAAACCTCAAACTCTGACCTGTCCGGATTGTGGCCAAACCGCCGCGATCAAATGGATCATTGGGGTTGGGCCGGGGTCGTCCGGTTCAAAACCGGGCTATATTTCGGCCAAAGTCGGGGCGGAATGGCAGATTGAGAAACGCGACAAAGGTGTTGCTATTCTTTGCAGCAATTGCGGAGCCCAAACCGCGGAGCGTCATCCATGACCACTGAACTTGTCATCCTCACCCTCGCGGCGCTGCTGCAAGTGGTGCAATTCATGCTCTATTCCGTGTTGGCCAACATGCAGGTCACGCCACGTGTGGCCCTAGGACCGCGCGACAAACCGGTGACCTTGTCAGGATATGCCGGGCGGGCGCAACGGGCGATGAACAACCATTTCGAAGGCTTGATCCTATTTTCGATCGCTGCTTTGGTGGTGACACTGGGCGACAAAACAACCGGCCTGACCGCAATTTGCGCATGGACCTATCTGGCCGCGCGCATCGCATATATCCCCGCCTATATGTTCGGGTTAACCCCGTGGCGGACCCTCATCTGGTGCGTTGGCTTTGGTGCCACCACCCTCATGCTACTCTCGGCCCTGATCTAGGCCCGTTCAAAGGAGACATCCATGTCCAGCTATGACGTCATCGTAATCGGAGCCGGTCCCGGCGGCTATGTCTGCGCAATTCGTGCGGCGCAATTGGGCCTAAAAACCGCCATCGTCGAAGGGCGCGAAACCCTGGGCGGCACCTGCCTGAATGTGGGCTGTATCCCCTCCAAGGCGTTGCTGCACGCGTCCCATCAACTGCACGAAGCGGAACATAACTTTGCGCATATGGGCCTAAAAGGCAAAAGCCCGTCAGTGGATTGGAAACAGATGCTGGCGTTCAAACAGGAAGTGGTGGATGCCAACACAGCTGGCGTCGAATTCCTGATGAAAAAGAACAAAATTGACTGGCTGAAAGGCTGGGGTTCCATCCCCGCCGCCGGTCAGGTCAAAGTTGGCGATGACGTGCATGAGGCCAAACACATCATCATTGCATCCGGGTCCGAACCATCTGCGTTGCCGGGTGTTGAGGTCGACGAAAAGGTTGTCGTGACATCCACCGGCGCGCTGGAATTGGGCAAAATCCCCAAGAAAATGGTGGTGATCGGCGCAGGTGTGATCGGGCTTGAGCTTGGGTCGGTTTATAAACGTCTGGGCGCGGATGTCACCGTGGTGGAATTCCTCGACAGCGTCACCCCCGGCATGGATGGCGAAGTGCAACGCACGTTCCAACGCATGCTGAAAAAGCAGGGCATCAACTTTGTCATGGGCGCGGCCGTGCAAAAAGTCGAAGCCAACAAAACCAAAGCCAAAGTACATTACAAACTGCGCAAAAACGACGCTGAGGACGTGATCGAAGCCGACACCGTGTTGGTCGCCACCGGGCGTCGCCCGTTTGTGGACGGGCTGGGGCTGGAGGCGTTGGGCGTTGAGATGACCGAACGTGGCCAGATCAAAACCGACGCGCATTACGCCACCAATGTGCCGGGCATTTATGCAATCGGCGACGTCATCGAAGGCCCGATGCTGGCCCACAAAGCCGAAGACGAAGGCGGCATTCTGGCCGAAATGCTGGCCGGTCAGAAACCACATATGGATTACAACCTGATCCCCGGCGTGATCTACACCGCGCCCGAAGTTGCGTCCGTGGGCAAAACCGAAGAGCAACTGAAAGAAGAAGGCCGCGCCTATAAGGTTGGCAAGTTTCAGTTCATGGCCAATGGCCGGGCGCGTGCCTCTATGGCGGCCGAAGGGTTTGTTAAAATCCTCGCGGACAAAGACACCGATCGCGTTTTGGGCGCACATTTGATTGGTCCAGCGGCTGGTGAATTGATCCATGAAATCTGCATGGCCATGGAATTTGGCGCTGCCGCCGAAGACATTGCACGCACCTGTCATGCGCACCCCACCTTTAGCGAAGCCGTGCGCGAAGCCGCCATGGCCTGCGGCGACGGTGCCATTCACGCCTGATCGCCCCCCAAATTTCACGACAAAGGGCAGCCTTAATCAGGTTGCCCTTTCTCCTTTTTGCGCCCCAATTCACGCCACATTGCCGAATTAACCTGCCATCAACCGTAGGATGAGGGACCGGTTATGAAACATGTGACACGGATTGCTTTGGCCAGCGCATTGGCCATTTCCGCAACAACCGCAGATGCCCGGCGTGCAGGTGGCATTGGGGGCTGGGGGCTGGATCTTCAGTTCAGATCAGAAACCACATTGCCGATGTCATCAGGCGGGTCCTATTCCTTATGTCATCTGGTCGAACAAATGACCTTTTTGTTTGTGCCGGTCTATACCACGCTGGACGGTTACGCGATCTCGGAAACGGGGTGTGAGGGGGATGAATATATCCCGTTTACATCGCAACAGATGACCAATTTTCAGGATATGGGCCTGATCCCGGCAGATATCCCCGCGACCCCCAAATTGTCCGCCCAAGAATTGATGGCCGGGCATGCCTGGCTGATCCTTGGCGCGATTGTTTTGATGTTCAAAATCCTGATCGGATTGCGCAGCCGATCATCCAAACCCCGCCGTCGCCTCTCCAAAGAGGCGGAAATGCAAACCTTGGCCGCTATGTGCCACGTGGCCGTTGCGGATGGCACAATTGACGAACGCGAGGTCAAAGAAATCTCTTCTATCATGAGCCGCCTGACCGGAAAGTCCATCAGTTTTGGCCAGATCAACACGTTGCTGCGTGATATGCGTGACGATCCCATTGATCCGTCTTTGCTGGGACAGGACCTGAAACCCGGCGAAAAAGAAGTGGTGATGGAAGCCTCGCTCAACATCGCTGTCGCTGATGGCCAAATGGATCCACGCGAACATAGTCTGGTCAGCGAAATCGCGCAGGCTTTGCAAATTCGGGGACCGGAATTCAGATCCGCCTTGCAACGGATCAGCGGGCATTTGGCGCAAACTAATCCTGCCTAGGGCACCGACAATTTCATAAAACTGATACCGACACGTTACACAATAGTTAACGATCAAAGGCATCCCCAGCCCATCCGAATTCAACTGGGGAAGGGATATCATGTCCACCAAGTTTCTATATCTGACGACCGCATTGGTCGCCGTTGCGTCCACCGCAACCGCTGACATGAATTTTAACCGCATTGCCAGCTTTGCGACCAACACAAATATCGAGGATCAATCGGCCGAAACCTCTGCCGAAATCATCGCAGCATCCGCCGATGGCATGACATTGATCTACACCGACAGCCCCAACAAAGCTGTGGGCCTGATCGACCTGACCGATGCGGCAAACCCACAACCCAAAGGGTCCTTTGCGATGGATGGCGAACCGACTTCGGTTGCCGTATTTGGCATGACGGCGTTTGTGGGCGTGAACACATCCGCAAGCTACACCGATCCATCGGGTCATCTGGCCGCGATCAATATGGAAACCGGAGAAGAGCTGGGCCGGTGTGATCTGGGCGGTCAGCCCGACAGTATCGCGATTTCCAAAGACGGCGCTTTTCTGTCTGTGGCGATCGAAAACGAACGTGACGAAGATCTGGGCGATGGCCGCACCGGTCAATTGCCTGCGGGTTTCTTGGTCATGGTCGACACGGCTGAAACAGGGCTGAACTGCGACAGCCTGAACCAGATCGACATGACAGGTCTGGCCGAGGTCAGTCCAGAGGACCCAGAGCCCGAATTCGTCGACATCAACGGTTTGGGTGAAACGATTGTGACCATGCAGGAAAACAACCACTTGGTTGTTGTAGGTCGTGACGGCACCATCCTGAACCATTTTTCCGCGGGCGCAGTTGATCTGGAAAACATCGACATCCCAGAAGAACGCGCATTGACCTTTACCGGGTCCCAGCCGGGCCGCGTGCGGGAACCAGACGCGGTGAAATGGCTGGACGACACCAATTTCGCCATCGCCAACGAAGGCGACATGGATGGCGGCAGCCGCGGTTGGACAATCTTTAACAAAGACGGATCCGAAGTCTATGAATCCGGCGTCAGCTTTGAACATGCCATTGTTCAAATCGGCCACTACCCAGAAAAACGGTCCGGCAACAAAGGTGTCGAACCTGAATCCATCGAAACAGCCACCTTTGGCGGCACGCCGATGGTGTTTGTTGGGGCAGAACGCGCCAGTGTTGTGGGCGTTTATGATGCAACCGACCCAACCGCACCTGTGCTGATGCAATTGTTGCCCTCGGGTATCGGGCCAGAGGGTTACGCTGCGATCCCTGACCGCAACCTGTTGATTTCAGCCAACGAAGTTGACCTGATCGAAGATGGCGGCGCGCGCGCCCATGTTATGATCTTTGAATATGGCGAAGGTGCCGCACAATACCCAATGCTGACATCAGAAGGCGCAGACGAGCTGATCGGCTGGGGTGCCATTTCTGGCATGGTGGCCGATGCGGACGGCATGATCTATGCCGTGAATGACAGTTTTTACCGTCAACAACCCCGCATTTTCGCAATCGATCCCAGCCAAACTCCGGCCCGCATCACCCACGCAATCGACGTCACACGCGCGGGTTTCCCTGCCCAGAAACTGGACATGGAAGGCATCACATTGGACGGCAATGGCGGGTTCTGGGTCGCCTCTGAGGGGCGCACGGATCGCGTTACCCCACATGCGATCTATCACATTGACGCAGACGGCGAAATTCAGGATGAAATCGGCCTGCCATCCGAACTGATGGATGTCGAAAAACGCTTTGGTTTCGAAGGCATCACCCTGATTGGCGACACATTGTGGATGGCCGTTCAGCGCGAATGGCGTGATGATCCAGAAAACCACGTCAAATTAGTGTCTTACAACATCGAAACCGAAGAATGGGGCGCGGTTTTGTACCCCAAAGCGGACCCAGACACCGGTTGGGTGGGTCTGTCTGAAATCGTCGCGCATGGGGATTACGTTTATATCATCGAACGCGACAATCAGATCGGCGCCGCCGCAGTCACCAAACGCATTTACCGCGTTGCCCTGTCTGACATGGTTCCGGCCGCGTTGGGCGGCGACCTACCGGTTGTCACCAAAGAAGAGGTCCGCGACCTGATCCCTGATCTGCTGCAAACAAACGGCTACGTTCAGGACAAAGTCGAAGGTCTGGCCATCCTGTCTGACGGCACGGCGTTTGTGTCCACCGACAATGACGGCGTTGACGACCATTCTGGCGAAACGCTGTTCTTTTCGATCGGCCAAGTAGATTAAGACCAAATACATTTGAAAAAATCGCACGGGGGGCTTTGGTCCCCCGTGTTTTTTGTTTGAATCCAACCGCTTCTGAAAAACTTTAAGATTTTTCCAAGGATTGACCTGCCGCACACGTCCCATAGGGTGATGTTGATGGAAGCAAGCGACGAAGATTTGGCCTTTGCGGCGGCAAATGGGGATGGCAACGCCTTTGCCACCCTTTTGGCGCGTGTCTATGACAGATTGTTTGGCCTGTGTTATCGTCTGACCGGCAATCGCGAAGAGGCTGAGGACCTGACACAGGATATTTGCGCCGCATTGCCCGCAAAATTGGGGCAATATCAGCGCCGCGCCAAGGTCACCACGTGGCTCTACCGCGTTGCGGTCAATGCCGCCCATGATCGCCGCCGCCGTCAGTCAACCCATTCCAAAGCCGCCACCGGCTGGGGGGATTGGGAAAAGGCGCGACAGGCAGAACTGGCCGAAAACCGCGTGCAATCTGACTGGCTTGGGGCGGCGATGGCGCAATTGCCCCCGGATTTGCGCGATACATTGGCTCTGGTTCTGGATGACATGACCCACGCCCAGGCCGGCGAAATCCTCGGCGTATCCGAAGGCACAATTTCGTGGCGCTTATCTGAGGCCCGCAAGGCCCTGCGCGCCCAAAAAGAAAAGGAGGGCACATCATGAACGACGATATCAATGGCGATGAACTTGATGACCTGAAAGCCCTGTTTGGCACTGCGTCCCCGGCCCCAAACGCGACCCGCAAGGCAGAAAATCTGGCCCTCGCGCAGAAAAATTTCGAAATGCGCCAAGGATCGACGGATCAGCCGCGTTCCAATCCTGTAGCTGGCCCGATGGGCCTCTGGACAGGAGCAAAACAAATGCTGAATACACTGACGTCCCGCGCCGGGCTGACCTTTACCACTGCAATCGTTGCATGTGGTGTGATCGTGCTGACCCCATTTGGTCAGGACATGTGGAAGCCATCAATCCCAACAAACACCCCTCTGACAATTGCCGAGGCCGAAGAGGTCACAAACCTGACCCGCCGCACGGAACCTGTGGCGGATCTGATTGTGCCCAATGATGTCGCACAAGTCGATTTGGGCAATGATCAAGCCGTGTCAGATCCCCTACCGCAAGTGGCAATGGAAATTCACGCCGAACCAATAATGGCTGAAAGCCAGGCCAGAACCCTATCTCAAGAGGACGCATTGAACATGGGCGGTCAGTTTTTCAGCCCATCTGCGGATGTCGGTGCGCTTGCTGCGGTAGACTTAGAAACGAGTCATTTTAGCGAAACCGCCGAAACCTATGCCAACGCCGATCAAAACCCGCTTAAGGTCACGGCGACCGACCCCGTTTCGACATTTTCCATCGATGTGGATACCGCGTCTTATTCGTTGCTGCGCAACAGCCTGAGCCGTGGGTTTCTGCCCGATCCAGATGCCGTACGGGTTGAGGAATTGATCAACTATTTCCCATATGACTACCCGTCCGGAACGCTGGACGATGCGCCGTTCCGCCCCACCGTGAATGTGTTTGAAACCCCATGGAACACCGACACGCAGCTGGTTCATATCGCGATCCAGGGCACCATGCCCGCGATTGAGGATCGCCCGCCGCTGAACCTCGTGTTTCTGATCGACACGTCCGGGTCTATGAACGATCCGTCAAAATTACCGCTGCTCAAACAAAGCTTTCGCCTGATGCTGGACAACCTGCATCCCGATGACGAAGTGGCGATTGTCGAATATGCGGGCAGTGCCG carries:
- a CDS encoding RNA polymerase sigma factor; amino-acid sequence: MEASDEDLAFAAANGDGNAFATLLARVYDRLFGLCYRLTGNREEAEDLTQDICAALPAKLGQYQRRAKVTTWLYRVAVNAAHDRRRRQSTHSKAATGWGDWEKARQAELAENRVQSDWLGAAMAQLPPDLRDTLALVLDDMTHAQAGEILGVSEGTISWRLSEARKALRAQKEKEGTS
- a CDS encoding TerB family tellurite resistance protein, producing MKHVTRIALASALAISATTADARRAGGIGGWGLDLQFRSETTLPMSSGGSYSLCHLVEQMTFLFVPVYTTLDGYAISETGCEGDEYIPFTSQQMTNFQDMGLIPADIPATPKLSAQELMAGHAWLILGAIVLMFKILIGLRSRSSKPRRRLSKEAEMQTLAAMCHVAVADGTIDEREVKEISSIMSRLTGKSISFGQINTLLRDMRDDPIDPSLLGQDLKPGEKEVVMEASLNIAVADGQMDPREHSLVSEIAQALQIRGPEFRSALQRISGHLAQTNPA
- a CDS encoding esterase-like activity of phytase family protein, producing MSTKFLYLTTALVAVASTATADMNFNRIASFATNTNIEDQSAETSAEIIAASADGMTLIYTDSPNKAVGLIDLTDAANPQPKGSFAMDGEPTSVAVFGMTAFVGVNTSASYTDPSGHLAAINMETGEELGRCDLGGQPDSIAISKDGAFLSVAIENERDEDLGDGRTGQLPAGFLVMVDTAETGLNCDSLNQIDMTGLAEVSPEDPEPEFVDINGLGETIVTMQENNHLVVVGRDGTILNHFSAGAVDLENIDIPEERALTFTGSQPGRVREPDAVKWLDDTNFAIANEGDMDGGSRGWTIFNKDGSEVYESGVSFEHAIVQIGHYPEKRSGNKGVEPESIETATFGGTPMVFVGAERASVVGVYDATDPTAPVLMQLLPSGIGPEGYAAIPDRNLLISANEVDLIEDGGARAHVMIFEYGEGAAQYPMLTSEGADELIGWGAISGMVADADGMIYAVNDSFYRQQPRIFAIDPSQTPARITHAIDVTRAGFPAQKLDMEGITLDGNGGFWVASEGRTDRVTPHAIYHIDADGEIQDEIGLPSELMDVEKRFGFEGITLIGDTLWMAVQREWRDDPENHVKLVSYNIETEEWGAVLYPKADPDTGWVGLSEIVAHGDYVYIIERDNQIGAAAVTKRIYRVALSDMVPAALGGDLPVVTKEEVRDLIPDLLQTNGYVQDKVEGLAILSDGTAFVSTDNDGVDDHSGETLFFSIGQVD
- a CDS encoding MAPEG family protein; this encodes MTTELVILTLAALLQVVQFMLYSVLANMQVTPRVALGPRDKPVTLSGYAGRAQRAMNNHFEGLILFSIAALVVTLGDKTTGLTAICAWTYLAARIAYIPAYMFGLTPWRTLIWCVGFGATTLMLLSALI
- a CDS encoding von Willebrand factor type A domain-containing protein, translated to MNDDINGDELDDLKALFGTASPAPNATRKAENLALAQKNFEMRQGSTDQPRSNPVAGPMGLWTGAKQMLNTLTSRAGLTFTTAIVACGVIVLTPFGQDMWKPSIPTNTPLTIAEAEEVTNLTRRTEPVADLIVPNDVAQVDLGNDQAVSDPLPQVAMEIHAEPIMAESQARTLSQEDALNMGGQFFSPSADVGALAAVDLETSHFSETAETYANADQNPLKVTATDPVSTFSIDVDTASYSLLRNSLSRGFLPDPDAVRVEELINYFPYDYPSGTLDDAPFRPTVNVFETPWNTDTQLVHIAIQGTMPAIEDRPPLNLVFLIDTSGSMNDPSKLPLLKQSFRLMLDNLHPDDEVAIVEYAGSAGQVLAPTAASDRQAILQAISSLGAGGSTNGQGGLEQAYAIAADMSQDGEVNRVILATDGDFNVGVSDPSGLENFIADKRDTGTYLSVLGFGRGNLNDATMQALAQNGNGQAAYIDTLNEAQKVLVDQLTGALFPIANDVKIQVEFNPAQIAEYRLIGYETRQLNREDFNNDAVDAGELGASHNVTAIYEVTPVGSPAQLTDPLRYQPTQTATDSDELGFLRLRYKTPGQDVSQLIETPILPGDVANTEQAFAVAMAGFGQLLRSNDYIDDWSYGDAIALANANRGDDPFGYRTEAVQLMRLAQSLSEQ
- the odhB gene encoding 2-oxoglutarate dehydrogenase complex dihydrolipoyllysine-residue succinyltransferase, whose translation is MTIEVRVPTLGESVTEATVATWFKKPGDAVAVDEMLCELETDKVTVEVPSPAAGTMGEIIAAEGDTVGVDALLATLSEGAGAAPAAAPAAAAAPAASSGGESLDVMVPTLGESVTEATVATWFKKPGEAFVADEMLCELETDKVSVEVPAPAAGVLTQILADEGSTVEAGGKLAIMSTDAGAAPAAAPAATAAPATTGKDVEDAPSAKKAMADAGISRDAVTATGKDGRVMKEDVMAALAAPKAAAPAPAAAPRAPVAADQAAREERVKMTRLRQTIARRLKDSQNTAAMLTTYNEVDMTEVMALRNEYKDLFLKKHGVKLGFMSFFTKACVHALKEVPEVNAEIDGTDIVYKNYVNMGIAAGTPTGLVVPVLNDTDQMSFAQIEKAIAEKGAKARDGKLSMAEMQGGTFTISNGGVYGSLMSSPILNPPQSGILGMHKIQDRPMAINGQVVIRPMMYLALSYDHRIVDGKGAVTFLVRVKEALEDPRRLLMDL
- the lpdA gene encoding dihydrolipoyl dehydrogenase, which produces MSSYDVIVIGAGPGGYVCAIRAAQLGLKTAIVEGRETLGGTCLNVGCIPSKALLHASHQLHEAEHNFAHMGLKGKSPSVDWKQMLAFKQEVVDANTAGVEFLMKKNKIDWLKGWGSIPAAGQVKVGDDVHEAKHIIIASGSEPSALPGVEVDEKVVVTSTGALELGKIPKKMVVIGAGVIGLELGSVYKRLGADVTVVEFLDSVTPGMDGEVQRTFQRMLKKQGINFVMGAAVQKVEANKTKAKVHYKLRKNDAEDVIEADTVLVATGRRPFVDGLGLEALGVEMTERGQIKTDAHYATNVPGIYAIGDVIEGPMLAHKAEDEGGILAEMLAGQKPHMDYNLIPGVIYTAPEVASVGKTEEQLKEEGRAYKVGKFQFMANGRARASMAAEGFVKILADKDTDRVLGAHLIGPAAGELIHEICMAMEFGAAAEDIARTCHAHPTFSEAVREAAMACGDGAIHA